In Tubulanus polymorphus chromosome 2, tnTubPoly1.2, whole genome shotgun sequence, a single window of DNA contains:
- the LOC141898464 gene encoding pikachurin-like isoform X2: MDSSCSFHALIFLLIIGRLSCTDSPKHRLQPFFQGSCGPVDACDQGCIPDGRGYYCSCEPGFRLEPNGYACAAVPADTLLEVNVEFDNGDEDANTKPGVPYRTVEYSNNAAAKKKNIVHDRMQGDQPMNSDENVSKVRQKRKGLQTVQCEHLVCNNDGTCVIDEVTKQQRCQCKLGYTGKYCEEKLDVRYPLLSGFGYVAFPPLQHASSKCDINIRFRPDVHRGANGLLLYTGDVSGYYPDFFSIALKDGYPEFRFDCGSGEATITSSTKAKLGEWNTLIASRVGNKGWISLNNGPTNRAEAEGLFTHVTLREELFLGGHKNLTLAATNAGVETGFYGCVEELIVNGYKYDSRWGPFVGDALHGVDVAECSSGVCKGMLCYHGGTCAPKSPDKHICLCALGFSGPNCETTTVTKLPLFNGYSYLEHEGLKYTSQSHTELEVIFKPTAANGVIIYNGHTVDRRGDFMGVAMKDGHLEFRFDLGTGPAIIRSKQPLELNKWYVAHLKRTGSYGEMRINNGGKVTGLSQGPYRQLTLKLNMYIGGHRNYDEVSHHLGMEKSFEGCIQKVVLNSQTLDLVGKAIGGMNIGRCDHPCADAICQNGGVCRPIRDTYTCDCPLFYANTDCEDNIRDSLTVPRFSGHSYMVYTGNDIMRRIMGDKIDVYIKFRATEADGLIFWASQQIMTSSSDFVALSLVGGRIRFQFNLGSGETTLQYNISRLDDGEWHEIRAQRYDKLALLEVNGKNVIEANAPGSDTSLTTESALYIGGLENIEHRTLKKFRTGLHGCISKLKLATDYDVKLIKEASKGQNIDKCFLYNRS, from the exons CTGTTCCTGCAGATACACTGTTAGAAGTCAACGTCGAATTTGATAATGGGGACGAAGACGCTAATACAAAACCTGGCGTGCCATACAGAACCGTTGAATACTCCAATAATGCCGCCgccaaaaagaagaatatcGTACACGATAGAATGCAAGGCGACCAGCCGATGAATAGCGATGAAAACGTTAGCAAAGTTCGCCAAAAACGAAAAGGATTACAAACCGTGCAATGTGAGCATCTCGTTTGCAACAATGACGGAACGTGCGTCATTGATGAAGTTACGAAGCAGCAACGATGCCAATGTAAATTGGGATATACCGGGAAATACTGCGAGGAAA AACTGGACGTGAGGTATCCACTATTAAGTGGATTTGGCTACGTAGCTTTCCCTCCTCTGCAGCACGCTAGTAGTAAGTGTGACATCAATATACGGTTTAGACCGGATGTCCATCGTGGTGCTAACGGTTTACTGCTCTACACCGGTGACGTGAGTGGGTATTATCCGGATTTCTTCTCAATTGCGTTGAAAGACGGCTATCCTGAATTCAG gTTTGACTGCGGAAGTGGCGAGGCGACTATAACTAGTTCGACGAAAGCGAAGCTCGGAGAATGGAACACACTGATCGCGAGTCGAGTGGGAAACAAAGGATGGATAAGTCTCAATAATGGACCGACCAATAGAGCAGAGGCAGAG GGTCTATTTACCCACGTGACTCTAAGAGAGGAACTTTTCCTCGGCGGTCACAAGAACCTTACATTAGCAGCGACTAATGCAGGCGTCGAGACAGGATTTTATGGTTGCGTTGAAGAATTGATAGTTAATGGCTACAAATACGATTCCCGATGGGGACCATTCGTAGGTGACGCATTGCACGGGGTAGATGTTG CTGAATGTAGTAGTGGTGTGTGCAAAGGGATGCTCTGTTACCATGGAGGGACATGTGCACCAAAATCCCCTGATAAGCATATTTGCCTGTGCGCTCTTGGTTTTTCTGGCCCAAACTGTGAAACAA CAACTGTTACAAAACTGCCTTTATTCAATGGCTATTCATACTTGGAACACGAAGGTCTAAAATATACATCTCAGTCGCATACCGAACTGGAAGTTATATTCAAACCCACTGCAGCTAATGGAGTGATTATTTACAACGGGCATACTGTAGACCGAAGAGGTGACTTTATGGGTGTAGCAATGAAAGACGGTCACCTAGAATTCAGATTCGATCTTGGAACTGGCCCTGCCATTATCAG AAGCAAACAACCTCTGGAGCTGAATAAATGGTACGTTGCTCACCTGAAACGCACGGGCAGTTACggagaaatgagaattaacaACGGAGGTAAAGTGACCGGGTTATCTCAAGGCCCTTACAGACAACTCACGCTGAAACTGAATATGTACATCGGTGGACATCGGAATTACGATGAGGTTTCACATCATTTGGGAATGGAGAAATCATTCGAAGGATGTATCCAGAAA GTTGTACTCAATAGCCAGACTTTGGATCTGGTTGGTAAAGCTATTGGTGGCATGAATATCGGCCGATGTGATCATCCGTGTGCTGATGCAATCTGTCAGAACGGAGGTGTTTGTAGACCAATACGCGACACTTACACCTGTGATTGTCCACTGTTTTATGCCAATACGGACTGTGAGGATA ATATAAGGGATTCACTAACAGTACCTCGATTTAGTGGACATAGCTATATGGTATATACTGGTAATGATATAATGCGaag AATTATGGGCGATAAGATAGACGTATATATCAAATTCCGAGCCACTGAGGCTGACGGTTTAATTTTCTGGGCGAGTCAACAGATAATGACGTCAAGTAGTGATTTCGTAGCCCTCAGTTTAGTAGGAGGTCGGATACGATTCCAGTTCAACTTAGGCAGTGGTGAAACGACCCTTCAGTACAATATATCGAGACTTGATGACGGTGAATGGCATGAAATACGCGCGCAAAG GTACGATAAGCTAGCTCTTTTAGAAGTTAACGGCAAAAATGTAATCGAGGCCAACGCACCAGGATCAGACACCAGCTTGACAACAGAATCTGCTCTATACATTG GAGgcttagaaaatattgaacaCCGGACGTTGAAGAAATTTCGAACAGGGTTGCACGGGTGCATATCGAAGTTAAAATTGGCGACCGATTATGACGTAAAATTAATCAAAGAGGCGTCAAAAGGACAAAATATCGACAAATGCTTTTTATACAACAGGAGCTAG
- the LOC141898464 gene encoding pikachurin-like isoform X1: MDSSCSFHALIFLLIIGRLSCTDSPKHRLQPFFQGSCGPVDACDQGCIPDGRGYYCSCEPGFRLEPNGYACAAVPADTLLEVNVEFDNGDEDANTKPGVPYRTVEYSNNAAAKKKNIVHDRMQGDQPMNSDENVSKVRQKRKGLQTVQCEHLVCNNDGTCVIDEVTKQQRCQCKLGYTGKYCEEKLDVRYPLLSGFGYVAFPPLQHASSKCDINIRFRPDVHRGANGLLLYTGDVSGYYPDFFSIALKDGYPEFRFDCGSGEATITSSTKAKLGEWNTLIASRVGNKGWISLNNGPTNRAEAEGLFTHVTLREELFLGGHKNLTLAATNAGVETGFYGCVEELIVNGYKYDSRWGPFVGDALHGVDVAECSSGVCKGMLCYHGGTCAPKSPDKHICLCALGFSGPNCETTTVTKLPLFNGYSYLEHEGLKYTSQSHTELEVIFKPTAANGVIIYNGHTVDRRGDFMGVAMKDGHLEFRFDLGTGPAIIRSKQPLELNKWYVAHLKRTGSYGEMRINNGGKVTGLSQGPYRQLTLKLNMYIGGHRNYDEVSHHLGMEKSFEGCIQKVVLNSQTLDLVGKAIGGMNIGRCDHPCADAICQNGGVCRPIRDTYTCDCPLFYANTDCEDSEYQNSSTFQKATQKQATHLFFFFVDIRDSLTVPRFSGHSYMVYTGNDIMRRIMGDKIDVYIKFRATEADGLIFWASQQIMTSSSDFVALSLVGGRIRFQFNLGSGETTLQYNISRLDDGEWHEIRAQRYDKLALLEVNGKNVIEANAPGSDTSLTTESALYIGGLENIEHRTLKKFRTGLHGCISKLKLATDYDVKLIKEASKGQNIDKCFLYNRS, translated from the exons CTGTTCCTGCAGATACACTGTTAGAAGTCAACGTCGAATTTGATAATGGGGACGAAGACGCTAATACAAAACCTGGCGTGCCATACAGAACCGTTGAATACTCCAATAATGCCGCCgccaaaaagaagaatatcGTACACGATAGAATGCAAGGCGACCAGCCGATGAATAGCGATGAAAACGTTAGCAAAGTTCGCCAAAAACGAAAAGGATTACAAACCGTGCAATGTGAGCATCTCGTTTGCAACAATGACGGAACGTGCGTCATTGATGAAGTTACGAAGCAGCAACGATGCCAATGTAAATTGGGATATACCGGGAAATACTGCGAGGAAA AACTGGACGTGAGGTATCCACTATTAAGTGGATTTGGCTACGTAGCTTTCCCTCCTCTGCAGCACGCTAGTAGTAAGTGTGACATCAATATACGGTTTAGACCGGATGTCCATCGTGGTGCTAACGGTTTACTGCTCTACACCGGTGACGTGAGTGGGTATTATCCGGATTTCTTCTCAATTGCGTTGAAAGACGGCTATCCTGAATTCAG gTTTGACTGCGGAAGTGGCGAGGCGACTATAACTAGTTCGACGAAAGCGAAGCTCGGAGAATGGAACACACTGATCGCGAGTCGAGTGGGAAACAAAGGATGGATAAGTCTCAATAATGGACCGACCAATAGAGCAGAGGCAGAG GGTCTATTTACCCACGTGACTCTAAGAGAGGAACTTTTCCTCGGCGGTCACAAGAACCTTACATTAGCAGCGACTAATGCAGGCGTCGAGACAGGATTTTATGGTTGCGTTGAAGAATTGATAGTTAATGGCTACAAATACGATTCCCGATGGGGACCATTCGTAGGTGACGCATTGCACGGGGTAGATGTTG CTGAATGTAGTAGTGGTGTGTGCAAAGGGATGCTCTGTTACCATGGAGGGACATGTGCACCAAAATCCCCTGATAAGCATATTTGCCTGTGCGCTCTTGGTTTTTCTGGCCCAAACTGTGAAACAA CAACTGTTACAAAACTGCCTTTATTCAATGGCTATTCATACTTGGAACACGAAGGTCTAAAATATACATCTCAGTCGCATACCGAACTGGAAGTTATATTCAAACCCACTGCAGCTAATGGAGTGATTATTTACAACGGGCATACTGTAGACCGAAGAGGTGACTTTATGGGTGTAGCAATGAAAGACGGTCACCTAGAATTCAGATTCGATCTTGGAACTGGCCCTGCCATTATCAG AAGCAAACAACCTCTGGAGCTGAATAAATGGTACGTTGCTCACCTGAAACGCACGGGCAGTTACggagaaatgagaattaacaACGGAGGTAAAGTGACCGGGTTATCTCAAGGCCCTTACAGACAACTCACGCTGAAACTGAATATGTACATCGGTGGACATCGGAATTACGATGAGGTTTCACATCATTTGGGAATGGAGAAATCATTCGAAGGATGTATCCAGAAA GTTGTACTCAATAGCCAGACTTTGGATCTGGTTGGTAAAGCTATTGGTGGCATGAATATCGGCCGATGTGATCATCCGTGTGCTGATGCAATCTGTCAGAACGGAGGTGTTTGTAGACCAATACGCGACACTTACACCTGTGATTGTCCACTGTTTTATGCCAATACGGACTGTGAGGATAGTGAGTATCAAAATTCCTCAACTTTCCAAAAAGCCACACAGAAACAGGCAACAcatttgttcttttttttcgtaGATATAAGGGATTCACTAACAGTACCTCGATTTAGTGGACATAGCTATATGGTATATACTGGTAATGATATAATGCGaag AATTATGGGCGATAAGATAGACGTATATATCAAATTCCGAGCCACTGAGGCTGACGGTTTAATTTTCTGGGCGAGTCAACAGATAATGACGTCAAGTAGTGATTTCGTAGCCCTCAGTTTAGTAGGAGGTCGGATACGATTCCAGTTCAACTTAGGCAGTGGTGAAACGACCCTTCAGTACAATATATCGAGACTTGATGACGGTGAATGGCATGAAATACGCGCGCAAAG GTACGATAAGCTAGCTCTTTTAGAAGTTAACGGCAAAAATGTAATCGAGGCCAACGCACCAGGATCAGACACCAGCTTGACAACAGAATCTGCTCTATACATTG GAGgcttagaaaatattgaacaCCGGACGTTGAAGAAATTTCGAACAGGGTTGCACGGGTGCATATCGAAGTTAAAATTGGCGACCGATTATGACGTAAAATTAATCAAAGAGGCGTCAAAAGGACAAAATATCGACAAATGCTTTTTATACAACAGGAGCTAG
- the LOC141898464 gene encoding pikachurin-like isoform X3, translating into MDSSCSFHALIFLLIIGRLSCTDSPKHRLQPFFQAVPADTLLEVNVEFDNGDEDANTKPGVPYRTVEYSNNAAAKKKNIVHDRMQGDQPMNSDENVSKVRQKRKGLQTVQCEHLVCNNDGTCVIDEVTKQQRCQCKLGYTGKYCEEKLDVRYPLLSGFGYVAFPPLQHASSKCDINIRFRPDVHRGANGLLLYTGDVSGYYPDFFSIALKDGYPEFRFDCGSGEATITSSTKAKLGEWNTLIASRVGNKGWISLNNGPTNRAEAEGLFTHVTLREELFLGGHKNLTLAATNAGVETGFYGCVEELIVNGYKYDSRWGPFVGDALHGVDVAECSSGVCKGMLCYHGGTCAPKSPDKHICLCALGFSGPNCETTTVTKLPLFNGYSYLEHEGLKYTSQSHTELEVIFKPTAANGVIIYNGHTVDRRGDFMGVAMKDGHLEFRFDLGTGPAIIRSKQPLELNKWYVAHLKRTGSYGEMRINNGGKVTGLSQGPYRQLTLKLNMYIGGHRNYDEVSHHLGMEKSFEGCIQKVVLNSQTLDLVGKAIGGMNIGRCDHPCADAICQNGGVCRPIRDTYTCDCPLFYANTDCEDSEYQNSSTFQKATQKQATHLFFFFVDIRDSLTVPRFSGHSYMVYTGNDIMRRIMGDKIDVYIKFRATEADGLIFWASQQIMTSSSDFVALSLVGGRIRFQFNLGSGETTLQYNISRLDDGEWHEIRAQRYDKLALLEVNGKNVIEANAPGSDTSLTTESALYIGGLENIEHRTLKKFRTGLHGCISKLKLATDYDVKLIKEASKGQNIDKCFLYNRS; encoded by the exons CTGTTCCTGCAGATACACTGTTAGAAGTCAACGTCGAATTTGATAATGGGGACGAAGACGCTAATACAAAACCTGGCGTGCCATACAGAACCGTTGAATACTCCAATAATGCCGCCgccaaaaagaagaatatcGTACACGATAGAATGCAAGGCGACCAGCCGATGAATAGCGATGAAAACGTTAGCAAAGTTCGCCAAAAACGAAAAGGATTACAAACCGTGCAATGTGAGCATCTCGTTTGCAACAATGACGGAACGTGCGTCATTGATGAAGTTACGAAGCAGCAACGATGCCAATGTAAATTGGGATATACCGGGAAATACTGCGAGGAAA AACTGGACGTGAGGTATCCACTATTAAGTGGATTTGGCTACGTAGCTTTCCCTCCTCTGCAGCACGCTAGTAGTAAGTGTGACATCAATATACGGTTTAGACCGGATGTCCATCGTGGTGCTAACGGTTTACTGCTCTACACCGGTGACGTGAGTGGGTATTATCCGGATTTCTTCTCAATTGCGTTGAAAGACGGCTATCCTGAATTCAG gTTTGACTGCGGAAGTGGCGAGGCGACTATAACTAGTTCGACGAAAGCGAAGCTCGGAGAATGGAACACACTGATCGCGAGTCGAGTGGGAAACAAAGGATGGATAAGTCTCAATAATGGACCGACCAATAGAGCAGAGGCAGAG GGTCTATTTACCCACGTGACTCTAAGAGAGGAACTTTTCCTCGGCGGTCACAAGAACCTTACATTAGCAGCGACTAATGCAGGCGTCGAGACAGGATTTTATGGTTGCGTTGAAGAATTGATAGTTAATGGCTACAAATACGATTCCCGATGGGGACCATTCGTAGGTGACGCATTGCACGGGGTAGATGTTG CTGAATGTAGTAGTGGTGTGTGCAAAGGGATGCTCTGTTACCATGGAGGGACATGTGCACCAAAATCCCCTGATAAGCATATTTGCCTGTGCGCTCTTGGTTTTTCTGGCCCAAACTGTGAAACAA CAACTGTTACAAAACTGCCTTTATTCAATGGCTATTCATACTTGGAACACGAAGGTCTAAAATATACATCTCAGTCGCATACCGAACTGGAAGTTATATTCAAACCCACTGCAGCTAATGGAGTGATTATTTACAACGGGCATACTGTAGACCGAAGAGGTGACTTTATGGGTGTAGCAATGAAAGACGGTCACCTAGAATTCAGATTCGATCTTGGAACTGGCCCTGCCATTATCAG AAGCAAACAACCTCTGGAGCTGAATAAATGGTACGTTGCTCACCTGAAACGCACGGGCAGTTACggagaaatgagaattaacaACGGAGGTAAAGTGACCGGGTTATCTCAAGGCCCTTACAGACAACTCACGCTGAAACTGAATATGTACATCGGTGGACATCGGAATTACGATGAGGTTTCACATCATTTGGGAATGGAGAAATCATTCGAAGGATGTATCCAGAAA GTTGTACTCAATAGCCAGACTTTGGATCTGGTTGGTAAAGCTATTGGTGGCATGAATATCGGCCGATGTGATCATCCGTGTGCTGATGCAATCTGTCAGAACGGAGGTGTTTGTAGACCAATACGCGACACTTACACCTGTGATTGTCCACTGTTTTATGCCAATACGGACTGTGAGGATAGTGAGTATCAAAATTCCTCAACTTTCCAAAAAGCCACACAGAAACAGGCAACAcatttgttcttttttttcgtaGATATAAGGGATTCACTAACAGTACCTCGATTTAGTGGACATAGCTATATGGTATATACTGGTAATGATATAATGCGaag AATTATGGGCGATAAGATAGACGTATATATCAAATTCCGAGCCACTGAGGCTGACGGTTTAATTTTCTGGGCGAGTCAACAGATAATGACGTCAAGTAGTGATTTCGTAGCCCTCAGTTTAGTAGGAGGTCGGATACGATTCCAGTTCAACTTAGGCAGTGGTGAAACGACCCTTCAGTACAATATATCGAGACTTGATGACGGTGAATGGCATGAAATACGCGCGCAAAG GTACGATAAGCTAGCTCTTTTAGAAGTTAACGGCAAAAATGTAATCGAGGCCAACGCACCAGGATCAGACACCAGCTTGACAACAGAATCTGCTCTATACATTG GAGgcttagaaaatattgaacaCCGGACGTTGAAGAAATTTCGAACAGGGTTGCACGGGTGCATATCGAAGTTAAAATTGGCGACCGATTATGACGTAAAATTAATCAAAGAGGCGTCAAAAGGACAAAATATCGACAAATGCTTTTTATACAACAGGAGCTAG